The sequence AACATACCAAGGTGTGCTACGGAAAGAACCATCTTGTTGTTGAACAACAATGACATCAATAGCACCACCGAATGGATGAAACGGTGTAGCAACAGAGTAAACGCCTTGAGAAATCAAACTCCCAACTCTTCCAACCAAACTCATCTCTCATCAAAATtcaattgtgaaaaaaaaaatctttcaactTTGACTGTTCTAAATCATATAcaaaaaactctcttttaaaagtttctagACAGGGCAAATTCCAGCCTAAGCCTGCAGATGATACAAAAACAACCCAAAAAGCCAAAATTAGACAACACAATAAGCTgtgatactaaaaaaaaaaaccccacaagcaaaattaaatttttttctagaaaaccaTTCTTAATGTTCCGATTACAAGTTTATTCCAGCAAGAATTTACACGATTTCGAGCATGCAGCTTAAACTATTCCATTAAACATCAGTTTCTGAACTAACCCCAAagggaagaaaaacaaaattcaaacattTCCCAAATCTCAGAGTCGcgatgaagaaaaagatttcGAATTCAACTTACAGATTGAAGGAACTTAATAGCGGAGAATCCAAGAAACGACGGACGAATCTCGTATGCTCAGAAATCGTGATTCTTCTTCTATTAGTAATGAACCCAATTTTTTTATCCCTATTCTATCAATTTTGATTGAAATATCTTCTTGGGGATAAAAATCTTGggttcctcaaaaaaaaaaaaaagattctcgggaatttttttaaaaaatcaaagtcaagaaaagaaaggaaaggaTTTGTCTTTTTGCTTCGTCGTCGATTGTATTTTACCGGCGGGCGAAATTTATACTACAaagatggttttgttttggataatcagaagaagaaaattaaatccGCCATTACTTAAAAGACACTGTAattgcttatatatatagagagagagatttagatTATAGATGATGAGTACTCTCCTATGAAAGCCCACCAGGACTAGGAAGGGAGGGAGAATTACGAGAAGGGTCTAGGGCTTTTGTCGTAATTACTCGATTTCTTACAGGGTAAGTTTGGTATTTTGactattaaaccaaaaaatgttcaactaatagtatttttttttttcttcgattcCATTTCCAATAGGGTTCCAATATGAACATGATACAAATGTtactatattaaataaaacttcccgaaataattgaaaagaaaTGGATTCGTGTGGATTGGAATATTACAATGAATCAATCAAGTGATCCACTCATCCACACAATAGCATAATTGTGGTATATTCTTTATCTCTACGCTTACGAGTtgcttgtttttgtttatatcacGAACCAAACCTCCTCTCAAAAGCTAAATATAATAACTTTTAACAtgccaatttttttatatgttttctatattgattaattattatacatttttcGTTTGTGTTGAATCTGTTTCGTcctttgtggttttttttttcatttaaaaaaaaaacagaaagaattGTTTAATTAATGTAGATCACgttttaataaatgtaataaagagttaaaaaaaaccaaatagaaaagaagaaaataaaaatgtaatagaGAGAGTTTTAGATGTGTCTAATAAGTCTAATTAATACAATAAGCATCTCGTCACCAATCACAAGTGTCCTAGTGTGACAAGATTCTCACcaaactcgttttttttttccaagtaaATCCATTTCCCATTAATAGTTTACCAATTCATGGCGCTGGTCTCTCCTATAATTTATTACGCATACGTATTTTAAATTGCTACAGATGTATGGATGAAGACAGGTGCAAGTGCAACGCACGTGTTACACATTCCCTTACCAAAGTACTGTACCAACCGTTCTTATCAAAAGTTTTGACAATCTTAGTACATATTAGCTTTATCAATTAAGCCCAATGGGCTTTGCCTAAAGTCGGGTCAATTCAGCCGATACGGGCGACCCAAAATTTCCCGTGTCACAATACGGTGACGTTTTGTTTCCGCAGCTTGAAATCGGGTCAAACGCCATTTTCGTTTCTCCAAGCTTTGCAAAActgaaaaccaaaataataacaCGAGAAGCATCATCATCTCTGAACTATACTGTTACGGCACGATATGACGAGATTacccttcttcttcgtcgttctcctcctcctctttgcCGCAACCCGCACGACGGCGGAGATCAAGTCTCTCACAATCTCCGACGACTCTAGGCCGATGATTCTCTTCGAAAAATTCGGATTCACTCAGTCCGGCCATGTTAGCGTCTCTGTTTCCTCCGTCTCAGTAGTATCTTCTTCGTCTGTTCCGATCCCGGATCCTTCGAGGCTTGGATTCTTCCTCATGTCAGAGGAATCGCTTCTCCAAGTAGTCTTAGAGATCcagcaaaaccctaacttctgTGTACTCGATTCCAATTACGTCCTCCATCTCTTCACATTCCACGATCTCTCTCCTCCGCCTGGTTCCAAATACGAGCACTTGTACCCGGTGGTTTCTCCCAACGAGtactctctcttcttcgttAATTGCGTACCGGAAACCAAAGTTTCGATGAAGGTCCGAACGGAGATGTACAATTTAGATCCGAGCGGGTCTAAGGATTACCTCCCTGCCGGGTCAACCCGATTACCTGGAttgtacttcttcttctccctcggCTACTTAGCTTTCCTTGGTCTCTGGGGTTATGCTTGTTTTGTCAATAAAAGAGTTGTTCATAGGATCCATGTTCTCATGGCGGCCTTGCTTCTGATGAANNNNNNNNNNNNNNNNNNNNNNNNNNNNNNNNNNNNNNNNNNNNNNNNNNNNNNNNNNNNNNNNNNNNNNNNNNNNNNNNNNNNNNNNNNNNNNNNNNNNNNNNNNNNNNNNNNNNNNNNNNNNNNNNNNNNNNNNNNNNNNNNNNNNNNNNNNNNNNNNNNNNNNNNNNNNNNNNNNNNNNNNNNNNNNNNNNNNNNNNNNNNNNNNNNNNNNNNNNNNNNNNNNNNNNNNNNNNNNNNNNNNNNNNNNNNNNNNNNNNNNNNNNNNNNNNNNNNNNNNNNNNNNNNNNNNNNNNNNNNNNNNNNNNNNNNNNNNNNNNNNNNNNNNNNNNNNNNNNNNNNNNNNNNNNNNNNNNNNNNNNNNNNNNNNNNNNNNNNNNNNNNNNNNNNNNNNNNNNNNNNNNNNNNNNNNNNNNNNNNNNNNNNNNNNNNNNNNNNNNNNNNNNNNNNNNNNNNNNNNNNNNNNNNNNNNNNNNNNNNNNNNNNNNNNNNNNNNNNNNNNNNNNCTTCAGGTTTTGGCCAACATAGCTTCCATTGTGATTGGAGAGACTGGACCTTTCATCAAAGATTGGGTAACTTGGAATCAGATATTCTTGCTTGTAGATATTGTTTGCTGTTGTGCAATCTTATTCCCCATTGTCTGGTCGATACGTTCGTTGAGAGAGACTTCGAAAACCGATGGGAAAGCAGCTAGGAACTTGGCAAAATTGACTCTGTTTAGACAGTTCTACATTGTTGTCATTGGGTATTTGTACTTTACGAGGATTGTAGTGTTTGCTCTGAAGACTATCGCAGCTTATAAGTATCAGTGGGTGAGCAATGCGGCTGAGGAGATTGCAAGTCTGGCGTTTTACATGTTGATGTTCTATATGTTCAGGCCGGTGGAGAAGAATGAGTATTTCGTtttagatgaagaagaagaggaagccgCAGAGTTGGCCTTGAAGGAGGA comes from Camelina sativa cultivar DH55 chromosome 19, Cs, whole genome shotgun sequence and encodes:
- the LOC104767390 gene encoding uncharacterized protein LOC104767390, coding for MTRLPFFFVVLLLLFAATRTTAEIKSLTISDDSRPMILFEKFGFTQSGHVSVSVSSVSVVSSSSVPIPDPSRLGFFLMSEESLLQVVLEIQQNPNFCVLDSNYVLHLFTFHDLSPPPGSKYEHLYPVVSPNEYSLFFVNCVPETKVSMKVRTEMYNLDPSGSKDYLPAGSTRLPGLYFFFSLGYLAFLGLWGYACFVNKRVVHRIHVLMAALLLVLANIASIVIGETGPFIKDWVTWNQIFLLVDIVCCCAILFPIVWSIRSLRETSKTDGKAARNLAKLTLFRQFYIVVIGYLYFTRIVVFALKTIAAYKYQWVSNAAEEIASLAFYMLMFYMFRPVEKNEYFVLDEEEEEAAELALKEDDFEL